Proteins encoded in a region of the Methanofollis tationis genome:
- a CDS encoding ATP-binding protein: protein MQVMLFADRLEVWNPGTLPPSLTLEKLREAHGSVPGNPLLAEPMYLAGYIERMGTGTRDMIRRCTEAGMPEPEFAVSDGF, encoded by the coding sequence GTGCAGGTGATGCTCTTTGCCGACCGCCTGGAAGTCTGGAACCCGGGCACCCTCCCGCCGTCCCTGACCCTCGAGAAACTCCGGGAGGCCCATGGCTCGGTGCCGGGCAACCCGCTTCTCGCCGAGCCGATGTATCTCGCCGGCTACATCGAGCGGATGGGCACGGGAACGCGGGACATGATCCGGCGCTGCACCGAGGCAGGTATGCCGGAACCGGAGTTCGCCGTCAGCGACGGGTTCTAG
- a CDS encoding IS5 family transposase codes for MSTFTNFAIHHEYASLAALGDRLGEVSGLIDWDAFRPLLADLYTNAEGRGGRPNYDVVLMIRLLVLQQWYGLSDPELERQATDRISFRHFLGYPETIPDRSTVWLFRERLAQTGKDTAIWDEFQRQLEVQGLAIKRGVMQDATFITADPGHAPAGTPRGDQAETRRSRDGTWAKKGSKSQFGYKLHILLDKDSQLIRRIETTTASLHDSRIDLSREGETVYRDKGYFGVKPQASMDKTMHRAVRNHPLSIKENRRNKAISRTRSLVERPFAVIKRVFHAGHLMVTTVARVHVKNIFSCMNFNFRQLLTLKAQAAER; via the coding sequence ATGAGCACGTTTACCAATTTCGCGATCCACCACGAATATGCCAGCCTTGCAGCTCTGGGTGATCGGCTGGGTGAGGTCAGCGGTCTGATCGACTGGGATGCCTTCCGCCCTCTCCTTGCTGACCTCTACACCAACGCCGAGGGGCGAGGCGGCCGTCCGAACTATGACGTCGTTCTGATGATCCGGCTGCTGGTGCTTCAGCAGTGGTATGGCCTGTCTGACCCCGAACTGGAGCGTCAGGCGACCGACCGGATCTCGTTCCGTCACTTCCTGGGATATCCGGAAACCATTCCGGATCGGTCGACGGTCTGGCTGTTCCGGGAACGCTTGGCGCAAACCGGGAAGGATACCGCGATCTGGGATGAGTTCCAGCGGCAACTCGAAGTACAAGGGCTCGCCATCAAACGCGGTGTCATGCAGGACGCGACGTTCATCACCGCCGATCCCGGGCATGCTCCTGCCGGCACGCCCCGGGGAGATCAGGCAGAGACGCGGCGCAGCCGCGACGGCACCTGGGCCAAGAAGGGCTCGAAGTCACAGTTCGGGTACAAACTTCACATCCTGCTCGACAAGGACAGTCAGCTGATCCGCCGGATTGAGACCACCACGGCGTCACTCCATGACAGCAGGATCGATCTCTCCCGGGAAGGTGAGACGGTCTATCGCGATAAAGGCTATTTTGGGGTGAAACCGCAGGCATCTATGGACAAGACCATGCACCGGGCCGTTCGCAACCATCCCCTCTCCATCAAGGAGAACCGGCGGAACAAGGCCATCAGCAGAACACGATCGCTGGTGGAACGACCGTTTGCCGTGATCAAGCGGGTGTTCCATGCAGGCCACCTCATGGTCACGACGGTTGCCAGAGTGCACGTCAAGAACATCTTCTCCTGCATGAATTTCAACTTCAGGCAACTTCTTACCCTCAAAGCGCAAGCTGCCGAGCGATAG
- a CDS encoding ORC1-type DNA replication protein gives MTQPPLMADQTLFRDHSVFDITYLPETFNYRDTQLTDLAFALRPTLQGARPINTVLRGPPGTGKTTAVRRIFAEVEEATRVAVPVLVSCQVHRTPYAVFGQVYLALFGQAPPASGIPLRRLMGRIARELTRRGAVLVVCLDDAGYLLPDNVLNDLLAGILRMPEGYPGTRTGVVLVVSGVDVDLVRCLDPATRSVLQASEVYFPLYTPGEIRAILSDRIRAGLYPGVVPPAALDLMVERTHACGDLRVGLEMVRLAAVAAEKEARRGVTTADVLAAYAASRDLRAAQAVASLDAGERAVLEAIVAAGLEDEEEPVISGQVYGLVGGRMRMSYTAFHERLRRLELLRLVDLAVTRRRGLTRVILVREGVEEVLQVPAGSSGVPVNGPAGVCDDEKC, from the coding sequence ATGACCCAACCCCCCCTCATGGCCGACCAGACGCTCTTCCGCGACCACAGCGTCTTCGACATCACCTACCTCCCCGAGACCTTCAACTACCGCGACACCCAGCTCACCGACCTTGCCTTCGCCCTGCGGCCGACGCTCCAGGGCGCCCGCCCCATAAACACGGTGCTCCGCGGGCCGCCCGGCACCGGGAAGACCACCGCCGTGCGCCGGATCTTCGCCGAGGTCGAGGAAGCGACCCGCGTGGCGGTGCCGGTGCTCGTCTCCTGCCAGGTCCACCGCACGCCCTATGCGGTCTTCGGCCAGGTTTATCTCGCCCTCTTCGGCCAGGCGCCCCCGGCGTCCGGCATCCCGCTCAGGCGGCTCATGGGCCGGATCGCCCGGGAGTTGACCCGCCGGGGTGCGGTGCTCGTCGTCTGCCTGGACGATGCCGGCTACCTCCTCCCGGACAACGTGTTAAACGACCTGCTCGCCGGGATCCTCAGGATGCCGGAGGGCTATCCCGGGACGCGGACCGGGGTGGTGCTGGTCGTCTCCGGGGTGGACGTCGACCTCGTCCGCTGCCTGGACCCGGCGACGCGCTCGGTGCTCCAGGCCTCCGAGGTCTATTTCCCCCTGTATACGCCGGGGGAGATCCGGGCGATCCTCTCTGACCGCATCCGGGCCGGGCTGTACCCCGGCGTTGTGCCGCCGGCGGCGCTCGACCTCATGGTGGAGCGGACGCACGCCTGCGGGGACCTCCGGGTGGGGCTGGAGATGGTCCGGCTGGCGGCGGTTGCGGCCGAAAAGGAAGCCCGGCGGGGGGTGACGACGGCGGACGTGCTCGCCGCGTATGCGGCCTCCCGGGACCTGCGGGCGGCACAGGCGGTCGCCTCCCTGGACGCCGGGGAGCGGGCGGTGCTGGAGGCGATCGTGGCGGCGGGCCTGGAGGACGAGGAGGAGCCGGTGATCTCCGGGCAGGTGTACGGGCTGGTCGGGGGCCGGATGCGGATGAGTTATACGGCGTTTCACGAGCGGCTGCGGAGGCTGGAACTCCTCAGGCTGGTGGACCTGGCCGTGACGAGGAGGCGGGGGCTGACGCGGGTGATCCTGGTGCGGGAGGGGGTGGAGGAGGTGCTCCAGGTTCCGGCAGGTTCATCGGGGGTGCCGGTGAACGGTCCTGCAGGAGTGTGCGACGATGAAAAATGTTGA
- a CDS encoding Fic family protein, whose translation MRRAPAPGRAPQPESRPESRPESRPESLETRVLLLLESGPKSKGELSRGLGQKEISGQLNKVVRQLLAEEMIDYTIPEKPGSRHQKYRLTGQGRAALAKGPGRDTL comes from the coding sequence ATCCGCCGGGCTCCGGCCCCCGGTCGGGCGCCGCAGCCAGAGTCACGGCCAGAGTCACGGCCAGAGTCACGGCCAGAGTCACTGGAGACGAGAGTCCTCCTGCTCCTGGAGAGCGGCCCGAAGTCCAAAGGGGAACTCTCGCGGGGGCTCGGGCAGAAAGAGATCTCGGGTCAGCTCAACAAGGTCGTCCGCCAGCTCCTGGCCGAGGAGATGATCGATTACACCATCCCTGAAAAACCGGGCAGCCGGCACCAGAAGTACCGCCTCACCGGTCAGGGCCGGGCTGCGCTCGCGAAAGGCCCCGGAAGAGACACGTTGTGA
- a CDS encoding type II toxin-antitoxin system HicB family antitoxin: MKLRVVLEPSEEGGYTVYVPGLPGCISEGETKEEALNNIREAIALYLETVEDDYISTETSEEVEIAV; the protein is encoded by the coding sequence ATGAAACTGCGGGTTGTGCTTGAACCCTCTGAAGAAGGCGGGTATACCGTCTATGTTCCAGGCCTTCCCGGCTGCATCAGCGAGGGGGAGACGAAGGAAGAGGCCCTGAACAATATCAGGGAGGCGATCGCGTTGTATCTCGAAACGGTTGAGGACGATTATATCTCTACCGAAACCTCCGAAGAGGTCGAGATCGCGGTATGA
- a CDS encoding type II toxin-antitoxin system HicA family toxin translates to MNRVPALNYDRIVTALQRDGWVVVRQRGSHIRLHKRLPDTTLKLTVPMHTPVKRSTLSHILKQAHITVEELNDLL, encoded by the coding sequence ATGAACCGGGTGCCGGCCCTGAACTACGACAGGATCGTCACGGCTCTCCAGAGGGATGGATGGGTCGTGGTCCGCCAGCGGGGCAGCCATATCCGCCTGCACAAGCGCCTGCCCGATACGACCCTGAAACTGACCGTGCCCATGCATACGCCGGTCAAGCGTTCGACCCTCTCGCACATTTTAAAGCAGGCCCACATCACGGTCGAAGAGTTGAACGATCTTCTCTAG